One window of Pseudomonas sp. FP198 genomic DNA carries:
- a CDS encoding glutathione S-transferase: MSTPSMTLFHNPASPFVRKVLVLLHETGQQDRVALQLSQLTPVKPDLALIGDNPLSKIPALRLANGTVIHDSRVILDYLDHQHVGNPLIPREGAARWRRLTLASMADGIMDAAVMIRYETALRPVEKHWDEWLDAQRDKIRRALATLESEAIAELASHFDVASISVACALGYLDLRHADLEWRENNPQLAAWFSEISLRPSMVETVPRV, from the coding sequence ATGTCCACCCCCAGCATGACCCTGTTCCACAACCCTGCGTCACCCTTCGTCCGCAAGGTCCTGGTGCTGCTGCACGAAACCGGACAGCAGGATCGCGTCGCCTTGCAACTGAGCCAACTCACGCCGGTCAAGCCGGACCTGGCGCTGATCGGTGACAACCCGTTGAGCAAGATCCCGGCCCTGCGCCTGGCCAACGGGACGGTGATCCACGACAGTCGCGTCATCCTCGACTACCTCGACCACCAACACGTCGGTAACCCACTGATCCCGCGCGAGGGCGCAGCCCGTTGGCGGCGCCTGACCCTGGCCTCCATGGCCGACGGGATCATGGACGCGGCGGTGATGATCCGCTACGAGACCGCCCTGCGTCCCGTGGAAAAACACTGGGACGAATGGCTCGACGCGCAGCGGGACAAGATTCGTCGCGCCCTCGCCACGCTCGAATCCGAAGCGATTGCCGAGCTGGCCAGCCATTTCGACGTCGCGTCCATCAGCGTCGCCTGCGCCCTGGGATACCTGGACCTGCGCCATGCCGACCTGGAATGGCGCGAGAACAATCCGCAGCTGGCGGCGTGGTTTTCCGAGATCAGTTTGCGGCCTTCGATGGTCGAGACAGTGCCCCGGGTCTAA
- the creD gene encoding cell envelope integrity protein CreD — protein sequence MNRSLAIKLGMIALLILLLMIPLLMISGLIDERQELRDGVLQDIARSSSHSQQLIGPMIVVPFRKDVKVWNTNEKTGVRFLETVEQTGELYFLPEQFELDGQIRTETRARGIYEARLFHADNRIDGRFKVPERYGVAPKDFADYRFDEPYLSVGISDIRGIENALTLTLNQQTVDFLPGSRLGWLGQGVHVPLPMITAQGSPELTFGFDLRLQGTGELQILPVGKSTKVHLSADWPHPSFIGNYLPVNREINEQGFNADWQTSFFSTNLLETLQACDPGDGCEAFRSRAFGVSFVDPVDQYLKSDRAIKYALLFIALTFAGFFLFEVLKSLAVHPVQYALVGVALAFFYLLLLSLSEHIGFTLAYLVSASACVVLIGFYVCHVLRSVSHGLGFSAGLAGLYGLLYGLLSAEDYALLMGSLLLFGLLGVFMVLTRKLDWYGVGAKPTAAMSFDLGEVK from the coding sequence ATGAACCGCAGCCTCGCCATAAAACTGGGCATGATTGCCCTCTTGATTCTCTTGCTGATGATCCCGCTGTTGATGATCAGCGGCCTTATCGATGAGCGCCAGGAGCTGCGCGATGGGGTGTTGCAGGACATCGCCCGCAGTTCCAGCCACAGCCAGCAGTTGATCGGTCCGATGATCGTGGTGCCGTTTCGCAAGGACGTGAAGGTCTGGAATACCAACGAGAAGACCGGCGTGCGCTTCCTTGAAACCGTCGAGCAAACGGGCGAGTTGTATTTCTTGCCGGAGCAATTCGAGCTCGACGGTCAGATCCGCACCGAAACACGTGCCCGGGGCATCTACGAAGCGCGCTTGTTTCATGCCGACAACCGGATCGATGGCCGCTTCAAAGTGCCGGAACGTTATGGCGTCGCCCCGAAGGATTTCGCCGACTACCGCTTTGACGAGCCATACCTGAGCGTCGGCATCAGTGATATTCGTGGCATCGAGAACGCATTGACCCTGACGCTGAACCAGCAGACGGTCGATTTCCTTCCCGGTTCGCGGCTTGGCTGGCTGGGGCAGGGCGTCCACGTGCCGTTGCCGATGATCACCGCCCAGGGCAGCCCCGAACTGACCTTCGGTTTCGACCTGCGCCTGCAAGGCACCGGCGAGCTGCAGATCCTGCCGGTGGGCAAGTCCACCAAGGTGCACCTGTCCGCCGATTGGCCGCATCCGAGCTTCATCGGCAATTACCTGCCGGTCAATCGCGAGATCAATGAACAGGGCTTCAATGCCGACTGGCAGACCTCGTTTTTCTCCACCAACCTTCTGGAAACGCTGCAAGCCTGCGATCCCGGCGATGGTTGCGAAGCGTTCCGCAGTCGTGCGTTCGGTGTAAGTTTCGTCGACCCGGTGGACCAGTACCTGAAGAGCGACCGCGCGATCAAATATGCGCTGCTGTTCATCGCGCTGACCTTCGCCGGGTTCTTTCTCTTCGAAGTGCTCAAGAGCCTCGCCGTGCACCCGGTCCAGTACGCATTGGTCGGTGTGGCGCTGGCGTTCTTCTACCTGCTGTTGCTGTCATTGTCGGAACACATCGGCTTCACCCTGGCGTATCTGGTATCGGCGAGTGCCTGCGTGGTGCTGATCGGGTTTTACGTCTGCCATGTGCTGCGCAGCGTCAGTCACGGCCTGGGATTTTCGGCGGGGTTGGCGGGGTTGTACGGATTGCTTTATGGCCTGTTGAGCGCCGAAGACTACGCGCTGTTGATGGGTTCGCTGCTGCTGTTCGGCCTGTTGGGCGTGTTTATGGTGCTGACCCGCAAGCTGGATTGGTACGGGGTGGGCGCGAAGCCGACGGCGGCGATGAGTTTTGATCTGGGAGAGGTGAAATGA
- the creC gene encoding two-component system sensor histidine kinase CreC, with translation MSLGIRIFLAYVLFIGLAGYFVLNTVMEEIRPGVRQSTEETLVDTANLMAEILRDDFKAGTLSQNRWPQLLRSYGERQPAATIWGLPKNQVNHRIYVTDANGIVVLDSSGVAVGQDYSRWNDVYLTLRGHYGARSTRNDPDDPASSVMHVGAPIRDNGRIIGVVTVAKPNSSLQPYIDRTERRLLAYGAGLIGLGLLLGALLSWWLSAALRRLTRYAQAVSQGRRVEVPHYRGGEFEQLAGAVEHMRTQLEGKAYVERYVHTLTHELKSPLAAIRGAAELLQSDMPAAQHQRFVSNIDSESVRMQQLIERLLNLAQVEQRQGLEDIVAVPLAALVDELLEARGGWIESRQLCVERHIPVDLTLTGEAFLLRQALGNLLENALDFTAAEGLLRISAERLGSRVEIRLFNQAEPIPDYALPRLSERFYSLPRPGTGRKSTGLGLNFVEEVVQLHGGEFSIGNVEGGVEVVLRLP, from the coding sequence ATGTCGCTGGGTATCCGGATTTTCCTGGCCTACGTGCTGTTCATCGGCCTGGCCGGGTATTTCGTGCTCAACACGGTGATGGAAGAAATCCGTCCCGGTGTGCGCCAGTCCACCGAGGAAACCCTGGTGGACACGGCCAACCTGATGGCCGAGATCCTGCGGGACGATTTCAAGGCCGGGACACTCAGCCAGAACCGCTGGCCGCAATTGCTCAGGTCCTATGGCGAACGCCAGCCCGCGGCGACGATCTGGGGATTGCCAAAAAACCAGGTCAACCATCGCATCTACGTCACGGATGCCAATGGCATCGTCGTGCTCGATTCCAGTGGCGTTGCGGTGGGCCAGGATTATTCGCGGTGGAATGACGTCTACCTGACCTTGCGCGGCCATTACGGCGCTCGTTCGACCCGCAATGATCCGGACGATCCGGCGTCGTCGGTGATGCATGTCGGGGCACCGATCCGCGACAACGGAAGAATCATCGGCGTGGTCACGGTGGCCAAGCCCAACAGCTCGTTGCAACCTTACATCGACCGCACGGAGCGGCGCCTGCTGGCGTACGGTGCCGGGTTGATCGGCCTGGGCCTGTTGCTGGGCGCCTTGCTGTCCTGGTGGCTCAGCGCGGCTTTGCGTCGGTTGACTCGTTATGCCCAGGCGGTCAGCCAGGGGCGGCGGGTGGAAGTGCCGCATTATCGCGGCGGCGAATTCGAGCAACTGGCGGGCGCCGTCGAACACATGCGCACCCAGCTCGAAGGCAAGGCCTACGTCGAGCGTTATGTGCACACCTTGACTCATGAACTGAAGAGCCCGCTGGCCGCGATTCGCGGCGCCGCCGAGCTGCTGCAGAGCGACATGCCCGCCGCCCAGCACCAGCGCTTTGTCAGCAACATCGACAGCGAAAGCGTGCGCATGCAGCAATTGATCGAGCGCCTGCTCAACCTGGCCCAGGTCGAGCAGCGCCAGGGGCTGGAGGATATCGTCGCGGTGCCGTTGGCGGCGTTGGTCGATGAATTGCTGGAGGCTCGCGGCGGCTGGATCGAAAGTCGTCAATTGTGCGTGGAGCGACACATCCCCGTTGATCTGACGCTGACCGGGGAGGCATTCCTGCTGCGCCAGGCATTGGGCAACTTGCTGGAAAACGCCCTGGACTTCACCGCAGCAGAAGGCTTGTTGCGCATCAGCGCCGAGCGCCTGGGCAGCCGCGTCGAGATCCGCCTGTTCAACCAGGCCGAGCCGATTCCCGACTACGCACTACCGCGCCTGAGCGAGCGGTTTTATTCCTTGCCGCGCCCTGGCACCGGGCGCAAGAGCACAGGCCTGGGGCTCAACTTCGTCGAGGAAGTGGTGCAGTTGCATGGGGGGGAATTTTCCATTGGCAATGTCGAGGGTGGGGTGGAAGTGGTACTGCGGTTGCCCTGA